Genomic segment of Hylaeus volcanicus isolate JK05 chromosome 6, UHH_iyHylVolc1.0_haploid, whole genome shotgun sequence:
AAGATGTCCGTGCTGAACGAATTGAGGAATCTCAAGCCCAAGCACAAGATCACGCACGTGGACTCCGAGGTTCTGCGCGACGAGGGCATCATGCGGCCCAAGTCGCGTATAGACGACGATTCGAGCCCCGTGGACACGACCAATCGCACGATCGTGGACCAGAGGGCCAGGACCGTGCGTGCGCGCAGCATCGCTAGCCTCGAGGACCATCACGCGCCCCGAGCGTACGTGGAGACCGGTAGTTTGGGCAGGGGTCTAAAGACGAGGGACAAGAAGCAACGCGAGAGCGACGCGAAGCTCGAGAGAACGTTGGCGAAGCTGCAGGATAAGGATCGCAGGAGCGTCGAGCGCGATGAAAGGAAACGCATCGAGAGGGATTACTCCAGGGATTACGGTAAGAAGATGGAGAAGATCGATTCCCGAGAACGTAGATCGATCGAGAGATTGGATTCCCGCGAGAGAAAAGAGGTTCACGGTCGTCGCAGCGTGGATCGCGTGGACCTCCGGGAACTGAGGAGAAGCATCGAGAGGCTAGACGTCAGGGAAAGGAGTTTCGAGAGACTAGACTCGAAGGAGAAGCCTCATTACGATCCTCACGAGCTGCGCAGGAAGAGCTTCGAACGTTTAGATTGTCAGGGCCTGCCGGGAAGTACGGAGTACTTGAACAGAAGCCCCAAAGAGCGGAGCCATCGACACGACTCCAGAGAGCGTCGCGAGAGAAGCGTGGAGCGGTTGGActcgaaagagaaaagaagattCTCCGGTGGCAGGCGTAACACCATCGACTACAACCAAAGGCACACCTTGGAGCGTTTCGATTCCGGGAACAGGAGTCCCTTCGAGCGTCTCAGCGCCAGGGAGCTGCAGCAGCGCGGTAGAAGCGTGGAGAGGTTGGATTCGCAGGAGAGGCCGACCTTTGACTTCGATCCCGTCACTATCGAGCGTTTAAAGTCCCTGGAACGCTGCAACTCGAAGGACAGAGGTTACGAACGCAAGAGCTTCGAACGGCTAGACTCTCGCGAGCGACGACACTCGCGCGGCAGCAGAAAGAGTCTCGAATGCGTCGAGCAGGACGCCAGCGAGTGGAGGCGGGTTATTAGTTCGGAGAAGATTGAGTGCAAGGACACGCGCAAGAGCAAAGCCAGAGCGGAGAAGATGAAGTCTGAGGAAAGACCGCGGGAGAGGGACGACTGGAGAAGCCTGGAGAAGGCGCGGAAGGACGAGGAGAAGCGCGAGCGCGAACGTCAGGCGCGACTGTCGTTGGAATCTAGAACGGACACGGTGATAGGCGTGCCGCTGGAGATGGAGAACCTCAAGTCCAAGACGGTGTTCACGGAATACGAGCCCAAGATCGTGGGTGGCGTGGTGCTAGGGTTCGACGACACGATTCCAGGGCACACGCCTGTCGAACGCACGAAGAGCGACCCTAATCCCGCGCGACAGCGACTAGGCTCGAACAACAAGCGACACATACTCATGCATCAAAAGTCCATCGACCTGACCACCGCCGATTCCGGCGACGAGGATCCCTTCTCCGACAGCGCGGCCGTCCAGAAGACGAACATGGAGATTCCCTACACGCTGCACAAGCGACACGTGATGAACGGAACAGCGTCCACGTCCGACGAGAAATCGGAGTCCGACAGCGGCAAAACTTGCAAGAAAACCGGCAGCGCCAAAGATCTGCCCAAGCTGCCGTTAAAAATGATCGCGGACATCACCTGCTTCGATCTGTCCAAGCTGACCTCGATTGACAAAACCGGCACCAAACACTCGCCAGATAAACCCAAGAGCACGCCGATCACTAGACCCAAGTCGATACTGAGTCCATCGGACAAACCCAAGAGCATCCTCAGTCCCACGTCCAAGCTGTCGCCAACCGACGCCAAGAGCGTCTGCAGTTTCTCGCCCACGAACAGGAGTCCCTCCAAGGGGAAGTCGCTCCCGAAGTCTGTGTCGTTGGACAGAGGCAGGACCACCGAAATCGTCATCGAGGATCGCGCGTGCGTGAAGTCATCCAGCCTCGATAAAAAACCGTCGCCCTCGAAGCTGTCGCCTATCGAGCCCAACATCACCATCGTCACGGCCATCGAGAAACGCTCGCCCAAGGTGTCGCCCACCGATCCTAACGTCACGATCGTCTCCGTGATACAGAAGAAGAGGTCCTCCGACGCGTCGAAAAGTCTGGGCGGTCAACGGTCGCTGGACTCCAAGTCCAAGGCGTTGAATTTCGCGGACGTGGTCGGCATGGAGATGAAGATGAAGTTGGAGCGCAAGGCCAAGTCGTCCGAGATAGAGAAGGACAGTCTCAAGGCGCCCGAAGAGAGCATCGAGAAACAGGACAGCATCGAGAAGATACCTCTGCCCGAGATTCCGGGCCTCGTCATCGACAATACCGCGGAAGAGACGAACGAGATTAAGGAAGCTGAGATACCACCGCCGATAGAAGAGAAGGAGAGCAAGAAATCCTCGCCGTCGACTCCCACGGTCGTGGTCCCCGAGAAGCCAAAACTTCCAGAGAAACCGAAACTCCCGGAGAAACCGAAACTCCCGGAGAAGCCAAAAATTCCCGAGAAGCCTAAAACCCTGGAGAAGCCCAGCATCCCCGAGAAGACGAAACGCATTCTGGAGAAGATCGAGTCGAAGTTTTCCGAGGTGAACAGGAACTCCGCGACCAGAGTAGCCAGGCCTAAGATCATCGACACCGGGTTCGACGATTTCATGGACCCAGTCGCTGATTTGCCTCTGGACGACGTACCCGTGAAGCCCGCGTTGGAACTGGACAGCCTTAAGGTTCCGGAGTTCGTTCCCTTCATGTCGCGGCCCCACGGCGAACCACTGCGATCCAAGTCGCTGTCGTTGGCCGAGGAGAAGGCGCCCATCGACACGCTGCTTTCGCCGGAAGTGGAGAACAAGCATTTCGTGCCGGACGTGTCCCCGAAGAAAGCGAAGAAGGTCAAGTCTGAGATGAAGAAGGACTTCAAGAAACAGTCCAAGTCCTTGGAAGGCGACAAACCACCTATGAAGAAGACGGGATCCAAGGAGTCGCGGGCCCCGACGCCCAGCTCGAAGATCGACAAGTCCAAGCTGAAATTGGGGGAGATGCCGCAGGAGATCATCATCATCGATTCCACGGACGTGGCTCCCGAGGTGAGCATAGTACAGAAGGGTAGATCAAAGTCCGTCACCAGGTTGCCCGATAAGCCGTACGCGGctacgaaaaatgaaaaggagGATACCAAGACTCGAGCAAAGTCGGCTTCCGTGGACGACGACATACTAAAACTCGCTGCGAAGACCGAGAAGGCTAGACCTAAGTCTTTGGGTATCTCTAAAAGTCTAGGTAGCACCGAGAAGAAGGACTCCACGGAGAAGATATCACCGAAAAGAACAGTCGCGAGAGTAAAATCTGAGGCTAAATCGACGGACCTTAAATCGCCCACTTCGACGAAAGATCCACCCAAGCAGGAGTCGAAAGTGTCGCGCCAGACGGAACCTAAGACCACTGTCGATGGCGAGGGACACGCGTTGTCCGAGGAAAATCGAATCACGCGAGAAGAGGAGATTAAAGTGGACGCAAAAATTACCGAAGAACAAAAAACCATCGTCGATGCGTCCAAGGAATCCAGGGACTCCAAAGATTCCAAGGATTCGAAGAAAGCTCCTCTCCCCCAAGATTTGACCCAATCGCCAGTTGTTCTGCGCAAACCTGGTCAGACTCCGGTACTGTTCGCCCGTGCGCGTCTAGGGCTCTCCGAAGGTAGCGGAATCGGTGCGCTGCAAAGGCAAGGCGCGACACAGTCGCCGACGTCTCAGAGACGAGCCAAGTCCCTGGACGCGGCTGTGATCGCGGTGCACAGGTTACCACCCGCCAACGCGTTCTCCAGCAAAGATGACACCGTGGACATGTCGGAGGATCGAGAAGATCAGAACCAAGAGGTTCGAGACAATGTCGTGGCTGAGATTCCGAGCGCGTCCAAGCCCCAAACGGTTCAGCCGATCGAAGTGTCGCCCAATCACAGATCCGACAGCACCGACCACACCGCTATCCCAGAAATTTTCACGGATTCTCTATCCGTCACCGAAACCTCGGCCCAGTACCTGGAATCACCGCTGACCGAGTGCAACGAGATCATCGCGGCGACCGTGGACTTGATCCCTTACGAAAGGGACACGATGGAGGCAGAAGCCAGGGAACATCAGACGGCGCTGGAAACCGTCAGGGTGGACGACAGAACGAAATTCATCGATCAGAGTTCCGTGGAGTCTGGTGGTGGCGACCAAGACGGTTACCAATCCGACAGAGCTGCCAGAACTGACAAAGTCGAGGGGTCCGTTTCGCGAGGCACAGTCGAATCCATCCCATCCGCGAAAGATAGAATTCCTGAGCACCTTGATAGAAGAGTCGACGAAGTAGAGGCCAGAGGTACCAGCGAGCCTGAGGAGATGTGGATGTCGCGATTGGAGTACGAAGAGTCTAGAACATCTGCGGAGAGGGACGATCTGCCCGACGTGACGGTGACGGTGAGCGCCGCGCGAGAGGACTACGAGTACTCCAGGTCGATCGACTTCGACGAGAACCAAGAGATGGTCAAGTCGCCGATTCAGATCTCCATCGAGGAGTGTTCGGACGACGAGGTGGTGCAGAGCGACGAACAGGACTATCGCGACGCCCAAGAACAAGACGGCGACGATAATCGGCCGTTGGACTCCGCGGACACCAGCGAGGACACTCTGGACGCCTTGGACACGCAGGTTCACACGAGGGGCGTGGACAGCGAGTTGAGCTCTCCCGATTACGGCGTGGACAGAATGGATGAGAAGACTCTGGTGGAGGTAGAACTGACGCCCGAGTATCTGGAGATGAGGAGAGAGGACGACGAAGGGACCGAGGAGTTGCCCGAAGACGAGCCCGAGGAGAGAGCGAAACGATCGCCAGAGTTAGGTATCGGCACGGCGAACCGTTTATCGATCGACAAGAAGCTCAAACTGAGCAGCGAACGTTCGAAGAGCGAGGAGACCAACACCTGGACGCCTGATCGCGAGGATCCAGAATCCAGTTCTTGCTCGATCGCGAGACCTCTGGGGATAGGCCAGATTCAGCCGATAGTGGATCGTCGGGAGATCGCTGCGATGAAAGACGCTCGTGGCGGAAGCGGGTCTCTGGAGGAAGAAACCAGCAGTAGTTCTCAGCCTGGGTTTAGGCCCGAGATGAGCTCGACGTGGAAGTC
This window contains:
- the LOC128878295 gene encoding protein split ends-like, yielding MPRHPWQRSASCRELYASSFEDSGKARSKDEKPSGESVLLEPFRLPSQGELDNPVTRYDESNRSYSAASSKLPSLDHDSVPERVYSSSYPGTSSLSTESGHEESGQAGDLSHDDLSHDSYELLEREHEFEYPESYSSPRDYDDDEEEEEENEPISDHSDEGIEHEMFQMDSETDSFVKHRSIKQSEKQQFKSVLADLKNAARTRSIDRYSAAPSKSDGEYVTVESRIQRSSTQIERKFETRHANSVDVPAPHTGGNLLPLPHQDSARKDPVVLQVQKQKMSVLNELRNLKPKHKITHVDSEVLRDEGIMRPKSRIDDDSSPVDTTNRTIVDQRARTVRARSIASLEDHHAPRAYVETGSLGRGLKTRDKKQRESDAKLERTLAKLQDKDRRSVERDERKRIERDYSRDYGKKMEKIDSRERRSIERLDSRERKEVHGRRSVDRVDLRELRRSIERLDVRERSFERLDSKEKPHYDPHELRRKSFERLDCQGLPGSTEYLNRSPKERSHRHDSRERRERSVERLDSKEKRRFSGGRRNTIDYNQRHTLERFDSGNRSPFERLSARELQQRGRSVERLDSQERPTFDFDPVTIERLKSLERCNSKDRGYERKSFERLDSRERRHSRGSRKSLECVEQDASEWRRVISSEKIECKDTRKSKARAEKMKSEERPRERDDWRSLEKARKDEEKRERERQARLSLESRTDTVIGVPLEMENLKSKTVFTEYEPKIVGGVVLGFDDTIPGHTPVERTKSDPNPARQRLGSNNKRHILMHQKSIDLTTADSGDEDPFSDSAAVQKTNMEIPYTLHKRHVMNGTASTSDEKSESDSGKTCKKTGSAKDLPKLPLKMIADITCFDLSKLTSIDKTGTKHSPDKPKSTPITRPKSILSPSDKPKSILSPTSKLSPTDAKSVCSFSPTNRSPSKGKSLPKSVSLDRGRTTEIVIEDRACVKSSSLDKKPSPSKLSPIEPNITIVTAIEKRSPKVSPTDPNVTIVSVIQKKRSSDASKSLGGQRSLDSKSKALNFADVVGMEMKMKLERKAKSSEIEKDSLKAPEESIEKQDSIEKIPLPEIPGLVIDNTAEETNEIKEAEIPPPIEEKESKKSSPSTPTVVVPEKPKLPEKPKLPEKPKLPEKPKIPEKPKTLEKPSIPEKTKRILEKIESKFSEVNRNSATRVARPKIIDTGFDDFMDPVADLPLDDVPVKPALELDSLKVPEFVPFMSRPHGEPLRSKSLSLAEEKAPIDTLLSPEVENKHFVPDVSPKKAKKVKSEMKKDFKKQSKSLEGDKPPMKKTGSKESRAPTPSSKIDKSKLKLGEMPQEIIIIDSTDVAPEVSIVQKGRSKSVTRLPDKPYAATKNEKEDTKTRAKSASVDDDILKLAAKTEKARPKSLGISKSLGSTEKKDSTEKISPKRTVARVKSEAKSTDLKSPTSTKDPPKQESKVSRQTEPKTTVDGEGHALSEENRITREEEIKVDAKITEEQKTIVDASKESRDSKDSKDSKKAPLPQDLTQSPVVLRKPGQTPVLFARARLGLSEGSGIGALQRQGATQSPTSQRRAKSLDAAVIAVHRLPPANAFSSKDDTVDMSEDREDQNQEVRDNVVAEIPSASKPQTVQPIEVSPNHRSDSTDHTAIPEIFTDSLSVTETSAQYLESPLTECNEIIAATVDLIPYERDTMEAEAREHQTALETVRVDDRTKFIDQSSVESGGGDQDGYQSDRAARTDKVEGSVSRGTVESIPSAKDRIPEHLDRRVDEVEARGTSEPEEMWMSRLEYEESRTSAERDDLPDVTVTVSAAREDYEYSRSIDFDENQEMVKSPIQISIEECSDDEVVQSDEQDYRDAQEQDGDDNRPLDSADTSEDTLDALDTQVHTRGVDSELSSPDYGVDRMDEKTLVEVELTPEYLEMRREDDEGTEELPEDEPEERAKRSPELGIGTANRLSIDKKLKLSSERSKSEETNTWTPDREDPESSSCSIARPLGIGQIQPIVDRREIAAMKDARGGSGSLEEETSSSSQPGFRPEMSSTWKSFPLESSGSSSIEDGWVPQDENNAVQSQSEDSNGQNEDSFQEDLADFPGSFIYPIGPDILTSCGTFALTRTLSRISERSTTSEQDKSDLEDSFKPSSRSPSLDDESLMSSDHQPSLSSDPPSGTALPSVSDDRRTSSELPDIPIDVLGQDEDARSPKSAGRSKLQAQSSEDWPSPPSSPVFEPPVVSHVETFYMEIKPEEAVKVTVTDSTETPGRVDHDSDSSDENRTLHDDLHSTFLEDGQSSTSATTVDGTVKIAVKPKLNITGSSHSEDTSMGLSMSEWSSSNNTVRQFCQYSGTKSDDNSLAELGASISDWSGSATVIPQQYYSTMTVEKSQSDTTTSDKSVTSMRPNSKCRTADSPPPPPSSPPLPLPSPSPPLTPPPDVDKRCPPFDDDQKSDDGRAARDEQLDEARRFIESQFDEQRRRYEEEQQQQQQQSSARSYADISPPRITLQNEFDETVDDEFRVMSDDGDAPLPILEEEEELDEDEDRLYDNVPAMKYSSGDQIRMEVGRGDSSEDMHEKYANLALGPRAPQDDEWSFEDERDAVVEKEKTRPTGKFERGFSEPTETARYHETRSTERPVVVPIRAKSTPYYSTTSLSGESTTSSPPMPIRTQIRTKTMPYPSSRSPQSEGDTSSSMDSPVHTPVRGQIAVRRRRRENLKRRHRVVVDLEVKDGRIVSSTDSSFDVATIPPPLLAERPSPDVDDDDEYSETKDEHRENSNRRQQR